The Ooceraea biroi isolate clonal line C1 chromosome 1, Obir_v5.4, whole genome shotgun sequence genome has a window encoding:
- the LOC105277781 gene encoding A-kinase anchor protein 9 isoform X5 has translation MSAVQDEDERRRRSLEAGRELLEKYKARRSTKGKGTCMDQSVEQSDDESLHNEKAMSHKESVANEGISSRDITHSSVSISEGEADADLDGLAGRVAELEELLQGKEAIVGALNAEIDHLRAEASSPNSSQSHNSSTHGREVISLYHIKLQEFERAVNQRDNLIEHLTASLEQALSARDTVTAQLNALNLVQLNNPVINNVNLQQKIDVLETTMSDQKALICRLNAQLTDIRKHVQTLEMERETRNAEINDYKMQIDNLNEQIRFGAAEKNLNIDETLEQQKQYEARVDKIKQDMQHILNKFTTVTNANAMRHQHELKDLTFKNEAEIANIKTKHEECTKVLKDENKTLADRLNKELPDLESRHAKELSVFQTQLAYYKETVETLKVELTSHADAQRIAQSEVQLYKSKFDEVRLEAENERRMQSLHFQREKELLNEQIKLHKIQLEEITSKHIATMSILESKESIERSLDQALTNAASLRQQNDALKFKLDDLSSRYSTAQSILENSQLYDQASSGRIHELERSSSRFDATSMSTNSELAETMYKTFDEEVIQHQMMKRELDEKTELEKLLVDRIHAIEEDLLKARDELEESNLAKEAYEKQLKDMKNTCDKLQQEVNSLREPSCATPRDASAREYPDDASANDEGDLAQRLKDHQEIESLKLLVEEKETENASLKKDLTEMTEKARRLETNCNQLKDGLAQAWAQCAEFEEKLNQTLEMSDNSKVNASYLNSTSSNVHPKTNQSLDGNPNPSDQNVAGVTEPNNGGASTLTDNSYLKSDNENLYKELQQLLSGESSLDEVKLKLRRYYSLCEQMAVEKTRSVTDDATVDEQQDGEEQKSLKKSLDDLRVERELLSQEIENVMNQRKEELESVKTDSAKEINRLRLLLQNLKDGDGNLNELRAELEARHAKEMEELRTYFERKCLQMEKQYSEEVFSQQSKRISDNDSETEELTDDLYFGGAGDCLNVSNSRAATPGAIEESLKSKILDVENQACLEPEYDNNIQALRQELEHKVNEVQSINADYTRAVEEKELYKCQLRDLEAKLERIATLSTIHQYCQTEWEALEIGELSSLRDSYNHQLEEQIALARQDIVNALQEQFQALLSVEADKEDNWPAELLELRDKFTSNAKQEIQELKKMHNAELARLKDEHDCIVARMLEQHQKEIATVQGNTSHMDNNQEIDYIGALESNITEERDNLRRTCVTLKNLIGELVNYFAVCEEEVNNTLINEVLKRQSIESILSNEENLKKDDNAILSETRHKDASNQSVKRVHFAPQFSKIISIVNSDNKTLQSLVDEDVDEILKKELKACLKRLKSESNQILNLSLLAGEDKNASPSKEILLANKINEELSVKLNHAETLIMGYQEEVEQLKLHIIELQWKLINAENKKEVITEGYGESDLSRGDNALQDLLQVQEKARHVLSNGGGDTSYLLQLIEELCRQNDKLMDDVRKEREDLQQQIEAADKKLRATCRFLDDQASEREMEREEAAKQIRFLQEQLKEREREKERDMRISSEVEALESQMREMSSLMSDTEAKKSEKESELKAAIDKIRLLRDIITDLEQQLQVKAEREESLQLQISQLETVVIAQTKNQQELVQELDAIKSGSESRHLNEQINHLQEELSKHKLSSEHFNGNSSVLKQMKAELHEMQNQLDKRIRELESAHMCGSNLSLSQPSEDVSIREQIDATRCLTPDDPSAPPMLPLNQVLKLKDKMLKHARAEDVAFKRIKDLEMQLTTMKNQNEELLAEQEILQQTASEQLYQIEAMRGRLEQHKQSAPFAQKQATSRLELQLHEATAKYHSLEQTITNREMELKELRAQLERATQLLTEKETEMENLVQSENDTLQKLKDQLKLVQDQLKLVQEEKKTLQIKLGTQEHTQQELPQLIDTILADKNEEIDHLKEQLSKKEKQLNVYSSLALDDTQLKELTRQAEAKNSARTLSDILSIHSECEELPEAIRAINVTHATSHISSFKIPASRNTLNTNSFNPMEASLPDTEKMSTHVPPLDLDSHTHSFSNDVRHPEIELQNTEGESKLSSPKNNDSEDSQQAEELLNEKLKEIENLSNQLQILQQELEIKSDLLSKYEVELASLQKQYQNLQDESKEAMENLVRDKNFYKGQYELAQASESKIKKDLEEVENILKLKVDELEDHKGRMQVNERIITELNTENTKLKKEMEKDRTKRNNSLQERTQELETFKELILEKDIALETLKTRNIEIENENKQLYDFKTIVHAREREIAELQDKILRLTDGLNSRDQIIRKLEEMAKRSEAQSDVSSPSSHSNKDEEIQHLQEFLKEKDKVIRQMSDDSKSLQRALETIQNKMKESGNIVELRKKLKEERRWNTELKNMVQILQKELEQTETSTQQDDSDIEDMVQRELNLSARLDQQILEVIKDDTEQAVAGASGDHQRSLNDVRRDNEMLKRLKDNLEIEQDIMKHQIAEYEERILQLKADLTEETKKVVKLDKELVSEKNVTKFLRLQIDEHRRSTEMGQVQDTELIEFLQTKLKTTLENEEKLRNDLFLMGQHQIVLESQLTSMKKLIEAENASRNMQMFTATARDGPDSTISDGKTRRTSGNLEESRENNAELRENIRRLEVEMSKYEKRLEIATEERENLIKSLALVNRQKDISETNLQRTMEELKAREDRCDYLQKQLRMLTEIESKKQEQRDAELHEMKGLRKEINVAREAKINLEADIKPTKKELKDSLDRELKLAQTVESLKEREAELNSRLAYSREKERKLKDLIEELQPNSKSFAIEVEEDVRNKLPSTTDVPAKNFVRKIKELNEVIEKYAADKNNLQDKLCKMKVDRTLLTQRVKLLEGEMKRLKGTQASNQQTVPAEKLQTFYGKYLRSESRRKSLAYQKKYLLCIVGSYQYCENNTLYMLAQLTQSERTHTRLSRDKKVRLRIVTLVIISIHRMKWLIRRWRTGKRVGANVIMGGIDQLFELSPIKTAASNHSPPVRDRATHGSSGRSGLIEQYYQQVKHFQETVDLAMLESGTSHIITE, from the exons ATGAGTGCGGTACAGGATGAGGACGAGCGCAGAAGACGCTCGCTGGAGGCTGGCAGAGAACTG CTGGAGAAGTACAAGGCAAGGCGGTCCACCAAGGGCAAGGGCACATGTATGGACCAAAGTGTGGAACAGTCGGACGACGAATCGTTGCACAATGAAAAGGCCATGTCACATAAGGAATCTGTG GCCAATGAAGGTATATCTTCACGAGACATAACGCACAGCAGCGTCAGCATAAGCGAGGGAGAAGCTGATGCTGACTTGGATGGACTGGCTGGACGAGTTGCGGAATTGGAGGAGTTGTTGCAAGGCAAGGAAGCCATAGTCGGAGCTTTAAATGCAGAAATCGATCATTTGCGAGCCGAAGCGTCCTCGCCAAATTCATCGCAGAGCCATAATAGCAGTACACATGGAAGGGAGGTTATATCATTGTATCATATAAAA TTGCAGGAATTTGAGAGAGCAGTAAATCAACGCGACAATCTAATAGAACATTTAACAGCCTCTTTGGAGCAAGCGCTATCCGCACGTGACACTGTCACGGCGCAACTCAATGCCTTGAACTTGGTGCAGTTAAACAATCCTGTGATAAATAACGTGAACTTGCAGCAAAAG ATCGACGTTTTAGAGACGACGATGAGCGATCAAAAAGCATTGATTTGTCGGTTGAACGCGCAGTTGACAGATATTCGTAAACACGTACAAACGTTGGAGATGGAAAGGGAAACGCGGAACGCGGAAATCAACGATTACAAGATGCAAATTGATAATTTGAATGAGCAGATACGCTTCGGTGCTGCAGAGAAGAACTTGAACATCGACGAAACTTTAGAGCAGCAGAAGCAGTATGAAGCACGCGTTGACAAAATCAAACAAGATATGCAACACATTTTAAACAAGTTCACCACTGTGACAAACGCTAATGCAATGCGTCATCAGCACGAATTAAAG GATCTAACTTTCAAAAACGAGGCAGAGATAGCAAACATCAAAACAAAACACGAAGAATGCACGAAGGTGCTGAAGGACGAAAACAAAACGTTAGCCGATCGGTTGAATAAAGAATTGCCGGACTTGGAGAGCAGGCACGCCAAAGAACTGTCCGTCTTTCAGACGCAGTTAGCCTACTACAAGGAAACCGTCGAGACGTTGAAAGTGGAGCTAACGAGTCACGCCGACGCGCAAAGGATCGCTCAATCGGAAGTGCAGCTGTACAAATCGAAGTTCGACGAGGTAAGATTGGAGGCGGAGAACGAGCGGCGCATGCAAAGTCTGCACTTCcaacgagagaaagaactGCTGAACGAGCAAATCAAACTGCACAAGATTCAGCTGGAGGAGATCACGTCGAAGCACATCGCGACTATGAGCATTCTCGAATCGAAGGAGAGCATCGAGCGTTCGCTGGATCAGGCCCTAACGAACGCCGCTTCCCTGCGGCAGCAGAACGACGCGCTGAAATTCAAGCTGGACGACCTGTCGTCCAGATATTCTACAGCACAATCGATACTCGAGAACAGCCAGTTGTACGACCAGGCCTCGAGCGGCAGAATACACGAATTGGAAAGATCGTCATCGCGGTTTGACGCTACGAGCATGAGCACGAACAGCGAGCTGGCCGAAACCATGTACAAAACGTTCGACGAGGAGGTCATTCAGCATCAGATGATGAAGCGGGAACTTGACGAGAAAACAGAGTTAGAAAAGCTGCTGGTTGACAGGATCCACGCAATCGAGGAGGATTTGCTCAAGGCGAGGGACGAGTTGGAAGAGAGCAATCTCGCGAAGGAGGCCTACGAGAAGCAACTGAAAGACATGAAGAACACGTGCGACAAGCTGCAGCAGGAAGTCAATTCGTTGCGCGAGCCAAGTTGCGCGACGCCTCGCGACGCTTCCGCTCGGGAATACCCGGACGATGCTTCGGCGAACGACGAGGGTGACTTGGCGCAACGGCTGAAGGATCACCAGGAAATCGAAAGCCTGAAATTACTGGtagaggagaaagaaacggaaaacGCGAGCCTCAAGAAAGATCTGACGGAAATGACGGAGAAGGCGAGGAGGCTGGAAACGAACTGCAACCAGTTGAAAGACGGCCTGGCCCAGGCATGGGCTCAGTGCGCCGAGttcgaagaaaaattaaatcagaCTCTAGAAATGAGCGATAACAGCAAAGTTAATGCCTCGTATCTGAACAGCACATCATCCAACGTGCATCCTAAAACCAACCAGAGTTTGGACGGGAATCCAAATCCGTCGGATCAAAATGTAGCGGGAGTTACAGAGCCGAATAACGGCGGTGCCAGCACATTGACAGATAACAGTTACCTAAAAAGCGATAATGAGAATTTGTACAAAGAGCTGCAACAGCTTCTGTCTGGCGAGTCTAGCTTGGACGAAGTTAAGCTGAAATTACGTCGTTATTACTCGCTGTGTGAACAAATGGCTGTAGAGAAGACGCGATCTGTGACGGACGACGCCACTGTGGACGAGCAACAGGATGGCGAGGAACAAAAGTCCTTAAAAAAATCCTTGGATGACTTACGGGTGGAGAGAGAGTTACTGAGCCAGGAAATCGAGAATGTGATGAATCAGCGCAAGGAAGAACTGGAATCTGTGAAGACTGACTCCGCGAAAGAGATCAACAGATTGCGTTTGCTATTGCAGAACCTCAAG GATGGCGATGGAAATTTAAACGAACTCCGAGCCGAACTCGAGGCGCGTCATGCCAAGGAAATGGAGGAGCTGAGAACGTACTTCGAACGGAAGTGTTTGCAGATGGAAAAGCAATATTCCGAGGAAGTCTTCAGTCAGCAATCAAAACGGATCTCTGACAACGACAGCGAGACCGAAGAGTTGACCGATGATCTATATTTCGGTGGTGCTGGTGATTGCTTGAACGTATCCAATTCCCGCGCGGCAACACCTGGCGCCATCGAGGAATCGCTGAAGAGCAAAATCCTGGATGTCGAGAATCAGGCGTGCCTCGAGCCGGAATACGATAACAATATCCAGGCGTTGCGACAGGAATTGGAACACAAAGTGAACGAGGTTCAAAGCATTAATGCCGATTATACAAGAGCAGTTGAAGAGAAAGAATTGTACAAATGTCAACTTCGCGATCTTGAGGCGAAGCTGGAACGCATAGCGACTCTTTCTACTATTCATCAG TATTGTCAGACAGAATGGGAAGCATTGGAAATCGGTGAATTGTCGAGTCTGCGTGACTCGTATAATCATCAATTGGAAGAGCAAATCGCGCTAGCTAGACAGGACATTGTCAACGCTCTTCAAGAACAATTTCAG GCACTTTTATCGGTGGAAGCGGACAAAGAAGACAATTGGCCTGCCGAATTGTTAGAATTGCGAGATAAATTTACGTCTAATGCCAAGCAAGAAATCCAGGAATTGAAAAAGATGCATAACGCTGAATTGGCTCGCCTGAAAGATGAACACGATTGCATCGTGGCGCGAATGCTTGAGCAACATCAGAAGGAAATCGCCACTGTTCAAGGGAACACTTCGCATATGGATAATAATCAAGAAATTGATTATATTGGAGCATTAGAAAGTAACATTACGGAGGAAAG GGATAATCTGCGGAGGACATGCGTGACTTTGAAGAATCTGATTGGCGAGTTAGTGAATTACTTTGCTGTCTGTGAGGAAGAAGTTAACAACACTTTGATCAACGAGGTTCTAAAAAGGCAGTCAATAGAGTCCATCTTAAGCAATGAAGAAAATCTAAAGAAGGACGATAACGCCATTTTATCCGAGACGCGACACAAGGACGCGTCCAATCAGTCAGTTAAGAGAGTGCACTTTGCTCCGCAGTTCAGCAAGATAATCTCTATCGTTAACAGCGACAACAAGACGCTGCAGAGTTTGGTTGATGAAGATGTAGACGAGATACTGAAGAAGGAACTGAAGGCTTGCCTGAAGCGTCTGAAATCGGAAAGCAATCAAATTCTCAATCTCTCGCTATTGGCTGGCGAAGACAAAAATGCATCACCGTCAAAGGAGATTCTTTTAGCAAATAAGATCAATGAAGAGCTTTCCGTGAAACTGAATCATGCCGAAACTTTGATAATGGGTTATCAAGAGGAAGTGGAACAGTTGAAGTTGCACATCATAGAGCTCcaatggaaattaattaacgcggaGAACAAAAAGGAAGTTATTACGGAAGGATATGGCGAGAGTGATCTTTCTAGGGGCGACAATGCGCTGCAAGATCTTTTGCAGGTGCAAGAAAAAG cCAGGCACGTGTTATCAAATGGAGGTGGTGATACGTCTTATTTACTGCAATTAATAGAGGAGCTGTGCAGGCAGAACGATAAACTAATGGACGACGTCAGAAAGGAGAGGGAGGACTTGCAACAACAG ATTGAAGCGGCGGACAAGAAGTTGCGAGCGACATGCCGATTTTTGGACGATCAAGCGAGCGAACGCGAAATGGAGCGAGAAGAAGCTGCGAAACAAATTCGCTTCTTGCAGGAGCAGTTGAAGgaacgcgagcgcgagaaagagagagatatgcgTATCAGTTCTGAG GTGGAGGCTCTCGAGTCTCAGATGCGAGAGATGTCGTCGTTGATGTCCGACACGGAGGCGAAGAAGTCGGAGAAGGAGAGCGAGCTGAAGGCTGCGATAGACAAGATACGGCTCTTGCGCGATATTATTACTGATCTGGAGCAACAACTGCAAGTCAAGGCCGAAAGGGAGGAATCCCTGCAACTGCAGATCAGTCAACTCGAGACCGTAGTAATTGCGCAAACGAAGAACCAGCAGGAATTGGTTCAGGAGTTGGACGCTATCAAATCCGGCAGTGAGAGCAGGCATCTGAACGAGCAAATTAATCATTTGCAG GAGGAACTTAGCAAACATAAATTAAGCTCAGAGCACTTCAACGGCAATTCGTCCGTGCTGAAGCAGATGAAGGCGGAACTTCACGAGATGCAAAATCAACTGGACAAGAGAATTCGAGAGCTGGAGTCGGCGCACATGTGTGGTTCGAATCTGAGCCTGAGTCAGCCGAGTGAGGACGTCTCGATCAGGGAACAGATTGACGCGACAAGGTGCCTGACCCCGGATGATCCCTCCGCACCACCGATGTTGCCGCTGAATCAAGTGCTCAAGCTGAAGGACAAGATGCtgaaacacgcgcgcgcggaggacGTCGCCTTCAAGAGAATCAAAGATCTGGAGATGCAACTGACCACGATGAAGAATCAGAACGAGGAGCTGTTAGCGGAACAGGAGATCCTTCAACAGACGGCATCCGAGCAATTGTATCAGATTGAAGCGATGCGCGGCCGCTTGGAGCAGCACAAACAGAGCGCCCCGTTTGCTCAGAAACAAGCAACGTCTCGGCTGGAATTGCAATTGCATGAGGCTACTGCGAAGTATCATTCTCTAGAGCAAACCATTACCAACAGGGAGATGGAGCTGAAAGAGCTGAGAGCCCAGCTTGAGCGGGCTACTCAGTTGCTGACGGAAAAGGAAACGGAAATGGAGAATCTCGTACAGTCCGAGAACGACACGCTGCAGAAGCTGAAAGATCAGCTGAAGCTCGTCCAAGATCAGCTGAAGCTCGTTCaggaggaaaagaaaacgCTACAAATAAAGCTGGGAACGCAGGAGCATACCCAGCAAGAGCTGCCACAACTGATCGATACTATATTGGCCGACAAGAATGAGGAAATCGATCATCTGAAGGAGCAACTAtccaaaaaagagaaacagctGAACGTCTATTCATCGCTCGCTTTGGACGACACGCAACTGAAGGAGCTGACGAGACAGGCGGAGGCCAAGAACAGCGCGCGTACCCTGAGCGACATTCTCTCCATTCATTCAGAATGCGAGGAACTGCCTGAAGCTATACGAGCGATCAACGTGACGCACGCGACGTCGCACATCTCCAGCTTCAAAATTCCTGCGTCAAGGAACACGTTAAA cacaaacagttttAATCCAATGGAAGCGTCTTTGCCCGATACCGAAAAGATGAGTACGCATGTGCCGCCGTTAGATCTGGATTCCCACACGCACAGTTTCAGTAATGATGTCCGCCATCCGGAGATAGAGCTGCAGAACACTGAAGGCGAATCCAAATTATCGTCGCCCAAGAACAACGATAGCGAAG aTTCTCAACAAGCCGAAGAATTACTCAATGAGAAACTGAAGGAGATTGAAAATCTGTCGAATCAACTACAAATTCTGCAACAAGAATTGGAGATAAAATCCGATCTTTTGAGCAAGTATGAGGTGGAGTTGGCCTCCTTACAGAAGCAGTATCAGAACTTGCAGGATGAATCCAAGGAAGCCATGGAGAACTTGGTGCGAGACAAGAATTTCTACAAGGGTCAGTACGAGCTGGCCCAGGCTTCGgaaagcaaaataaaaaaagatttagagGAAGTGGAGAATATTCTCAAACTGAAGGTAGACGAGCTTGAGGATCACAAAGGCAGAATGCAAGTGAACGAGAGGATCATCACCGAGTTAAACACGGAGAACACGAAGCTGAAAAAGGAGATGGAGAAGGATCGGACGAAGAGGAACAACTCCCTGCAGGAGAGGACGCAGGAGTTGGAGACGTTTAAGGAACTTATCCTGGAGAAGGACATCGCATTGGAGACCCTGAAGACACGCAACATCGAGATCGAGAATGAAAACAAGCAGTTGTACGACTTCAAGACAATAGTTCATGCACGCGAGCGTGAAATTGCCGAGCTGCAGGATAAGATTCTGCGGCTGACGGACGGTCTGAACAGTCGTGACCAGATAATCCGTAAGCTAGAGGAAATGGCAAAGCGGAGCGAGGCACAGTCGGACGTGTCGTCGCCGTCGAGCCACAGTAACAAGGACGAAGAGATCCAGCATCTGCAGGAATTCCTGAAGGAGAAGGACAAGGTTATCAGGCAGATGAGCGATGACAGCAAGAGCCTGCAACGTGCGCTGGAGACGATTCAAAACAAGATGAAAGAGTCGGGCAACATCGTGGAGCTGAGAAAAAAGTTAAAGGAGGAGCGCAGGTGGAACACGGAACTGAAGAATATGGTGCAGATACTGCAAAAGGAATTGGAACAGACGGAAACCTCCACGCAGCAAGACGACAGCGACATCGAGGATATGGTCCAGCGAGAACTCAATCTCTCCGCGCGATTAGATCAGCAAATTCTGGAGGTGATCAAAGATGATACCGAACAGGCCGTGGCGGGAGCGTCGGGAGACCATCAGCGTTCGTTGAACGACGTCCGTCGAGACAACGAGATGCTGAAGAGGCTGAAGGATAATCTGGAAATCGAGCAAGACATCATGAAACACCAGATCGCCGAGTACGAAGAACGTATTCTGCAACTGAAGGCTGATTTGACGGAGGAGACGAAAAAAGTAGTCAAACTTGACAAAGAACTTGTGTCTGAGAAGAATGTAACGAAATTCCTGAGACTGCAGATAGACGAGCATCGTCGGTCAACAGAAATGGGGCAAGTCCAGGACACTGAACTAATCGAATTCCTACAGACGAAACTGAAGACGACACTGGAGAACGAAGAAAAGCTTCGCAATGATCTATTCTTGATGGGACAACACCAGATCGTGTTAGAATCGCAGTTGACGtccatgaaaaaattaatagaagcCGAGAATGCAAGCAGAAACATGCAAATGTTTACGGCAACCGCGCGTGATGGACCGGATAGTACGATATCGGATGGTAAGACACGGAG GACGAGTGGAAATCTTGAGGAAAGTCGCGAGAATAATGCCGAACTGCGGGAGAACATAAGGCGATTGGAGGTTGAAATGAGCAAATACGAGAAGCGGCTGGAAATTGCGACGGAGGAACGAGAGAATTTGATCAAGAGTCTAGCGTTAGTCAACAGACAGAAGGATATCTCGGAGACGAATTTGCAAAGAACCATGGAGGAATTAAAGGCGCGAGAAGACAGATGCGACTATCTGCAGAAACAGCTGAGAATGTTGACCGAAATTGAGAGTAAAAAACAGGAGCAACGTGACGCTGAACTGCACGAGATGAAAGGATTACGCAAGGAGATCAACGTCGCCCGAGAAGCAAAGATAAATCTGGAGGCCGACATAAAGCCCACGAAAAAAGAACTGAAGGATTCGTTAGACCGAGAACTGAAACTCGCACAGACGGTGGAATCCCTGAAGGAGCGAGAGGCGGAACTCAATTCACGACTGGCGTactcgagagaaaaagagagaaaactgAAAGATTTAATTGAGGAACTGCAGCCGAATTCGAAGTCCTTCGCCATCGAAGTAGAGGAAGACGTGAGGAACAAACTGCCGAGTACCACGGATGTCCCGGCGAAAAATTTCGTGCGAAAAATCAAAGAGCTAAATGAAGTGATCGAGAAATATGCTGCTGATAAGAATAATCTCCAAGATAAGCTTTGCAAGATGAAGGTAGATCGGACATTGTTGACGCAACGTGTGAAATTGCTCGAAGGAGAGATGAAGAGATTGAAAGGCACGCAGGCCTCAAACCAGCAGACAGTTCCTGCCGAGAAG CTACAAACATTCTACGGCAAATATCTACGATCGGAGAGTAGACGGAAATCATTGGCGTACCAGAAGAAGTATTTACTGTGCATTGTCGGTAGTTACCAATATTGTGAGAACAACACGTTGTACATGCTTGCGCAATTGACTCAGAGTGAACGAACGCACACACGATTATCGCGCGACAAGAAGGTGCGCTTGCGAATCGTCACTTTGGTGATAATCAGTATTCACAGGATGAAGTGGTTGATTCGCCGTTGGCGAACAGGAAAACGCGTGGGCGCCAACGTTATCATGGGCGGTATCGATCAACTGTTCGAATTGTCGCCTATCAAAACGGCGGCATCGAATCATTCTCCACCTGTGAGAGACAGAGCAACGCA tgGAAGTAGTGGGCGAAGCGGTTTGATCGAACAGTATTATCAGCAAGTAAAACATTTTCAAGAGACAGTCGACTTAGCCATGTTGGAGTCCGGAACTAGTCATATTATCACAGAAtaa